The following coding sequences lie in one Myxococcus xanthus genomic window:
- a CDS encoding HSP90 family protein, whose amino-acid sequence MDHRFQVSLRGVIDLLSHHLYSSPGVYVRELLQNATDAIRARQLVEPGHAGTVRLELMEKQDGSPPTLLFTDDGVGLTEDEIHRFLATIGESSKREALEARRNDFIGQFGIGLLSCFMVCDELLVVTRSARGDGRTLEWRGRHDGTYAVRPSEHPLAQPGTQVFLVARPDMAHWFTATRLRNLASHYGGLLPFPIHLTTDQGTERLDTSGAPWRRQYDSASERRKALLAYGRELFDTDFVDCIPLRSTAGDVDGVAYVLPASPNFNSRQKHRVYLKHMLLSESAENLLPDWAFFVKCVVNANALRPTASRESFYEDDALAAARESLGQSLRGYLMELAREDPRALQRLIALHGLSVKALALDDDDFYRLIIHWLPFETSMGMMTLADYRRAHPVVRYTSTVDGFRQIAQVASAQGLCIINAAYTHDTSLLEKLPHAVPDVQVEPFSSADLPQSFEELTLDEREATFPLLRMAERVLAPFRCGAVVKKFYPAEVPTLYSSDAEGAFRRDAERAREESDDLYAGVLDSVMAASGSEPAQLCFNLHNPVVRRLAAVADRDMLKLSVEMLYVQALLLGHHPLNAQEMVLLNQGLLGLISAQLGGDGERGGEGSGGAGPRGLH is encoded by the coding sequence GTGGACCACCGATTTCAAGTCAGCCTCCGCGGGGTCATCGACCTCCTGTCTCACCACCTGTACAGCTCCCCGGGCGTCTACGTACGCGAGCTGCTCCAGAACGCCACCGATGCCATCCGCGCCCGCCAGCTCGTGGAGCCCGGCCATGCGGGCACCGTCCGGCTGGAGCTGATGGAGAAGCAGGACGGCAGCCCGCCCACCCTGCTCTTCACCGACGATGGCGTGGGGCTGACCGAGGACGAAATCCACCGCTTCCTGGCCACCATCGGTGAGTCCTCCAAGCGGGAAGCCCTGGAAGCCCGCCGCAACGACTTCATCGGCCAGTTCGGCATCGGCCTGCTGTCCTGTTTCATGGTGTGTGACGAGCTGCTGGTGGTGACGCGCTCGGCGCGCGGCGACGGGCGCACCCTGGAATGGCGGGGCCGGCACGACGGCACGTACGCCGTGCGGCCCTCCGAGCACCCGCTCGCCCAGCCCGGCACCCAGGTGTTCCTGGTGGCCCGCCCGGACATGGCCCATTGGTTCACCGCCACGCGGCTGCGAAACCTCGCCAGCCACTACGGCGGCCTGCTGCCCTTCCCCATCCACCTCACCACGGACCAGGGCACCGAGCGGCTGGACACCTCCGGCGCCCCCTGGCGCCGCCAGTACGACAGCGCCTCGGAGCGGCGCAAGGCGCTGCTCGCCTACGGGCGCGAGCTGTTCGACACGGACTTCGTCGACTGCATCCCCCTGCGCTCCACCGCCGGAGACGTGGACGGGGTGGCCTACGTGCTGCCCGCGTCGCCGAACTTCAACTCACGGCAGAAGCACCGCGTGTACCTCAAGCACATGCTGCTGTCGGAGAGCGCGGAGAACCTGCTGCCGGACTGGGCCTTCTTCGTGAAGTGCGTGGTGAACGCCAACGCGCTGCGGCCCACCGCCAGCCGGGAGTCCTTCTACGAGGACGACGCACTCGCCGCGGCGCGCGAGTCCCTGGGGCAGTCCCTGCGCGGCTACCTGATGGAGCTGGCGCGTGAGGACCCGCGCGCGCTCCAGCGGTTGATTGCCCTGCACGGGCTGAGCGTGAAGGCGCTGGCGCTGGATGACGATGACTTCTACCGCCTCATCATCCACTGGCTGCCCTTCGAGACGTCGATGGGGATGATGACGCTGGCGGACTACCGGCGCGCGCACCCCGTGGTGCGCTACACGTCCACAGTGGACGGCTTCCGGCAGATTGCCCAGGTGGCCAGTGCCCAAGGTCTGTGCATCATCAACGCGGCGTACACGCACGACACGTCACTGCTGGAGAAGCTGCCGCACGCGGTGCCGGACGTGCAGGTGGAGCCCTTCTCCTCCGCGGACCTGCCGCAGAGCTTCGAGGAGCTCACCCTGGACGAGCGCGAGGCCACCTTCCCGCTGCTGCGCATGGCGGAGCGCGTGCTGGCGCCGTTCCGCTGCGGCGCGGTGGTGAAGAAGTTCTACCCGGCGGAGGTGCCCACGCTCTACAGCTCGGACGCGGAGGGCGCGTTCCGGCGCGACGCCGAGCGGGCCCGCGAGGAGTCGGATGACCTGTACGCCGGAGTGTTGGACAGCGTCATGGCGGCATCGGGCAGCGAGCCGGCGCAGCTGTGCTTCAACCTCCACAACCCGGTGGTGCGGCGGCTGGCGGCGGTGGCGGACCGGGACATGCTGAAGCTGTCGGTGGAGATGCTCTACGTGCAAGCACTGCTCTTGGGACACCATCCGTTGAACGCACAGGAGATGGTGCTGCTGAACCAGGGCCTGCTGGGCCTCATCTCCGCGCAGTTGGGCGGGGATGGCGAGCGCGGCGGCGAAGGCAGCGGCGGCGCGGGTCCCCGGGGGCTGCACTGA
- a CDS encoding metal-dependent hydrolase, translating into MDMRTKLMAVVAGAAMAFGGTAAAQGTPAPAKVAATKAPAAATRGKTEVTWWGHAAFVIRSPGGAVIAIDPWLTNPKAPRGAAQPEALDAILLTHGHFDHVGEAKALAEKTGAKVYGSFELINLLGLPEAQAVGANAGGTFQVKDVTLHLVEAVHSSSYAADPKSPAQYAGAPLGYVLEIDKGPTLYHAGDTGPFEGMSLIATQFKPTVALLPIGGHFTMGPAEAAQAVRLLKVKSVIPMHYGTFPLLQGTPDALTGELKKLRSTAKVVVPEPGATTAL; encoded by the coding sequence ATGGATATGCGGACGAAGCTCATGGCAGTGGTGGCGGGCGCGGCAATGGCCTTCGGCGGAACGGCGGCGGCGCAGGGCACCCCGGCGCCCGCCAAGGTCGCGGCCACCAAGGCCCCGGCGGCGGCCACCCGCGGCAAGACGGAGGTGACGTGGTGGGGGCACGCGGCCTTCGTGATTCGCAGCCCGGGCGGCGCGGTGATTGCCATCGACCCCTGGCTCACCAACCCCAAGGCCCCGCGGGGCGCCGCGCAGCCGGAGGCGCTGGACGCCATCCTCCTCACCCACGGCCACTTCGACCACGTGGGCGAGGCCAAGGCGCTGGCCGAGAAGACGGGCGCGAAGGTCTACGGCTCCTTCGAGCTCATCAACCTGCTGGGCCTTCCGGAGGCCCAGGCCGTGGGCGCCAACGCGGGCGGCACCTTCCAGGTGAAGGACGTCACGCTCCACCTGGTGGAGGCGGTCCACTCCAGCAGCTACGCCGCGGACCCGAAGTCGCCGGCGCAGTACGCGGGCGCGCCCCTGGGCTACGTGCTGGAAATCGACAAGGGCCCTACGTTGTACCACGCGGGTGACACCGGACCCTTCGAGGGCATGTCGCTCATCGCCACCCAGTTCAAGCCCACCGTGGCCCTGCTCCCCATTGGCGGCCACTTCACCATGGGCCCCGCGGAGGCGGCCCAGGCGGTGCGGCTCTTGAAGGTCAAGAGCGTGATTCCCATGCACTACGGCACCTTCCCGCTGCTCCAGGGCACCCCGGACGCGCTGACCGGCGAGCTGAAGAAGCTGCGTAGCACGGCCAAGGTGGTGGTCCCGGAGCCCGGCGCGACGACCGCGCTGTAG
- a CDS encoding LETM1 domain-containing protein: MLDFTKAGWLLPLLTETVAFEAGAPVPSAPPLGSGRARARAYLRRTLRASGLLYGTPADAPAAADVAQPTEFQARVLEDQLFHAVVRTLALMALELGRLVGAPTAVRTEHLLVLFAVLTGELELAETVDAAIASGRPVSRRLVAKVEASLVKRSPVLAGDPVYGLVLHNGAQYADAQLFCRQAIDYFSRGALHRERAQRRLDFAARQKALLVDVLTGLACVDRVPGAPARRAILRQVEYLRLPAAMTSELKAAVKQSFARRRPVRDVVRQVRSVDVRHFLLEQTLLAALVDGRKTRRERVFIRELAQALQVPDAELHRLELEMAEFYARHRAIVDVFTVSDAAGAMGDDLVAGIQETLEKNFYRLMQEVRETGDLAVLLTKAARRQALTGDERRRMRAQLVDVAKAIPALAIFAAPGGILLLAALGKVLPFSLLPSAFQEAAPVEEDFEYVGPEREAG, encoded by the coding sequence GTGTTGGACTTCACCAAGGCGGGGTGGCTCTTGCCACTCCTGACGGAGACGGTCGCCTTCGAAGCGGGCGCGCCGGTTCCGTCCGCGCCGCCGCTGGGCTCCGGGCGGGCCCGCGCCCGCGCGTACCTGCGGCGGACGCTGCGCGCCAGTGGCCTGCTGTACGGCACGCCCGCGGACGCACCCGCCGCGGCGGACGTGGCCCAGCCCACCGAGTTCCAGGCGCGCGTGCTGGAGGACCAGCTCTTTCACGCCGTGGTGCGGACGCTGGCGCTGATGGCGCTGGAGTTGGGCCGGCTCGTGGGGGCTCCGACGGCCGTTCGCACCGAGCATCTCCTGGTCCTGTTCGCGGTGCTCACCGGAGAGCTGGAGCTGGCGGAGACGGTGGACGCGGCGATTGCCTCGGGGCGTCCGGTGTCCCGGCGGCTGGTGGCGAAGGTGGAAGCGTCGCTGGTGAAGCGCTCGCCCGTGCTGGCGGGGGACCCGGTGTACGGGCTGGTGCTGCACAACGGCGCGCAGTACGCGGACGCGCAGCTGTTCTGCCGACAGGCCATTGACTACTTCTCGCGCGGCGCGCTGCACCGCGAGCGGGCGCAGCGGCGGCTGGACTTCGCGGCGCGGCAGAAGGCGCTGCTGGTGGACGTGCTGACGGGGCTGGCGTGTGTGGACCGGGTGCCGGGCGCGCCCGCGCGCCGCGCCATCCTGCGGCAGGTGGAGTACCTGCGGCTGCCGGCGGCGATGACGTCCGAGCTCAAGGCCGCGGTGAAGCAGTCCTTCGCCCGCCGCCGCCCGGTGCGGGACGTGGTGCGCCAGGTGCGCAGCGTGGACGTGCGCCACTTCCTGCTGGAGCAGACGTTGCTGGCGGCGCTGGTGGATGGCCGCAAGACGCGGCGCGAGCGCGTCTTCATCCGCGAATTGGCGCAGGCGCTCCAGGTCCCGGACGCGGAGCTGCACCGGCTGGAGCTGGAGATGGCGGAGTTCTACGCCCGCCACCGCGCCATCGTGGACGTCTTCACCGTGTCGGACGCCGCGGGCGCCATGGGCGATGACCTGGTGGCCGGCATCCAGGAGACGCTGGAGAAGAACTTCTACCGGCTGATGCAGGAGGTCCGCGAGACGGGCGACCTGGCGGTGCTGCTGACGAAGGCGGCCCGGCGTCAGGCGCTCACGGGCGACGAGCGCCGGCGCATGCGCGCGCAGCTCGTCGACGTGGCCAAGGCGATTCCCGCGCTGGCCATCTTCGCGGCGCCCGGCGGCATCCTGCTGCTCGCGGCGTTGGGGAAGGTGCTGCCCTTCAGCCTGCTGCCCAGCGCCTTCCAGGAGGCCGCGCCCGTCGAGGAGGACTTCGAGTACGTGGGACCGGAGCGCGAGGCCGGCTGA
- a CDS encoding FUSC family protein: MSRLRHHLQAFLRVEPGRPAYGAGLRAALAVGGPMAVAALLHLPAATWVGLAALFVALVDRGGPYRDRALTMGAMTLLGSVVGLAAALHLPAWAAVIATLFWVTACGFARSYGDTPGLMGVVLANYFVVSLALPAKDVADALLRSGLFLVGGAWAMFLALMLWPLVPYRPARLAIALCYDALADHAEEVGRWPLEGVSSAAAGVLPEAPWQARMRQLIEQARTVLASTRMGRAGESGRGEHLLVLAEGADSMMVTLIALTEMLEVAPAAPRYHALRAEVQRALAELAADLRRVRLALEKGTEVSAQPVWNAERVKRALEALDKAGDVPEPVRAGYQYVHTLLDRLRDYSHATVEVAARLEGRAPVPDALALPARRVEAAPRQALLEPLRENLNVRSVIFRHALRLGVAAALATALVGALGLNHGYWVIITVTVVLQPYAGLTFQRSLQRIAGTLLGAALAAGLVALVREPAIILLAIGVLFAVAMSIQPLSLSAFQVLLTPALVLLAELQTGDWELAGVRIVNTLLGGLIALTVTRLLWPSPEHLRLPEQVAFALRADREYLMSVAAAHSDAEPAVREARRKMGLALLAAEASFQRLLSEWSGPAKDLEPVMALLVYARRFTSAVTTLAASRADPASPRELSEVVRFAGGVLDELAAAMEQQRRPAPMPATVPAGGADALSRAHVERLVRQLTVLHHAAERVPALRLKEGVRAGRASSPGAAGPR; encoded by the coding sequence ATGAGTCGGCTCCGTCATCACCTCCAGGCCTTCCTCCGCGTGGAGCCGGGCCGCCCCGCGTATGGCGCGGGGTTGCGCGCCGCGCTCGCGGTGGGTGGCCCCATGGCCGTCGCGGCCCTGCTGCACCTTCCCGCGGCCACGTGGGTCGGTCTGGCCGCCCTCTTCGTTGCCCTGGTGGACCGGGGCGGCCCCTACCGGGACCGCGCGCTCACCATGGGCGCCATGACGCTCCTGGGCTCCGTGGTGGGCCTGGCCGCGGCGCTGCACCTGCCCGCGTGGGCCGCCGTCATCGCCACGTTGTTCTGGGTGACGGCGTGTGGCTTCGCCCGCTCGTATGGGGACACGCCCGGGTTGATGGGCGTGGTGCTCGCCAACTACTTCGTGGTGTCGCTCGCGCTTCCCGCCAAGGACGTGGCTGACGCATTGCTGCGCTCCGGCCTGTTCCTGGTGGGCGGCGCGTGGGCCATGTTCCTCGCGCTGATGCTGTGGCCGCTGGTGCCCTACCGGCCCGCGCGCCTGGCCATCGCGCTGTGTTACGACGCGCTGGCGGACCACGCGGAAGAGGTGGGGCGCTGGCCGCTCGAAGGGGTGTCGTCCGCCGCCGCGGGTGTCCTGCCGGAGGCGCCCTGGCAGGCCCGCATGCGTCAGCTCATCGAACAGGCGCGCACCGTGCTGGCCTCCACGCGCATGGGCCGGGCGGGGGAGAGCGGCCGGGGCGAACACCTGCTGGTGTTGGCCGAAGGCGCGGATTCAATGATGGTGACGCTCATCGCGCTGACGGAGATGCTGGAGGTGGCGCCCGCCGCGCCCCGCTATCACGCGCTCCGAGCGGAGGTGCAGCGCGCGCTGGCGGAGCTGGCCGCGGACCTGCGCCGCGTCCGGTTGGCCTTGGAGAAGGGGACGGAGGTGAGCGCCCAGCCGGTGTGGAACGCCGAGCGGGTGAAGCGGGCCCTGGAGGCGCTGGACAAGGCGGGCGACGTGCCGGAGCCGGTGCGCGCCGGCTATCAATACGTGCACACGCTGCTGGACCGCCTGCGGGACTATTCCCACGCGACGGTGGAGGTGGCGGCGCGGCTGGAGGGCCGCGCGCCCGTGCCGGACGCCCTGGCGTTGCCCGCGCGGCGGGTGGAGGCGGCGCCGCGACAGGCCCTCCTGGAGCCGCTGCGGGAGAATCTCAACGTCCGCTCCGTCATCTTCCGTCACGCGCTGCGGCTGGGCGTCGCGGCCGCGCTGGCCACCGCGCTCGTCGGGGCGCTGGGACTGAATCACGGCTACTGGGTCATCATCACCGTCACCGTCGTCCTGCAGCCCTACGCGGGCCTCACGTTCCAGCGGAGCCTGCAGCGCATCGCGGGCACGCTGCTGGGTGCGGCGCTGGCCGCGGGACTGGTGGCGTTGGTGAGGGAGCCGGCCATCATCCTGCTGGCCATCGGGGTGCTGTTCGCGGTGGCGATGAGCATCCAGCCGCTCAGCCTGTCCGCGTTCCAGGTGCTGCTGACGCCAGCCCTGGTGCTGCTGGCGGAGCTCCAGACAGGGGACTGGGAGCTGGCAGGGGTGCGCATCGTCAACACGTTGCTGGGGGGGCTGATTGCGCTGACGGTGACGCGGCTGTTGTGGCCCAGCCCGGAGCACCTGCGCCTGCCGGAGCAGGTGGCCTTCGCGTTGCGCGCGGACCGCGAATACCTGATGTCGGTGGCCGCCGCGCACTCGGACGCGGAGCCCGCGGTGCGCGAGGCCCGGCGGAAGATGGGCCTGGCACTGCTGGCGGCGGAGGCGTCCTTCCAGCGGCTGCTGAGTGAGTGGAGCGGACCCGCCAAGGACCTGGAGCCGGTGATGGCGCTGCTCGTCTACGCGCGGCGCTTCACGTCGGCGGTGACGACGCTGGCCGCCAGTCGCGCGGACCCGGCGTCCCCTCGGGAACTCTCCGAGGTGGTGCGCTTCGCCGGGGGCGTGTTGGACGAACTGGCGGCGGCCATGGAGCAACAGCGCCGGCCCGCGCCCATGCCCGCCACGGTTCCGGCGGGTGGGGCGGATGCGCTGTCGCGCGCGCACGTGGAGCGGCTCGTGCGACAGCTCACCGTGCTGCACCACGCGGCGGAGCGTGTCCCGGCGCTGCGGCTCAAGGAGGGCGTCAGGGCCGGTCGAGCGTCGTCACCAGGCGCCGCAGGTCCTCGTTGA
- a CDS encoding HEAT repeat domain-containing protein produces MTRSLTALCIALSFLVLAGCKGDPATPEYWESGIQQSRRAEDRIRMVEAMRSSGKMDERFLPMLHGQLDTERKPEVRAALARALGDLKHASSVEPLTKALDPAAGDMPAQLANKAIVATLGAIGDRRAIPALVPLLRAKDNYTRIEAVQVLGDMKAKEAVEPLITLATDDTVEPFLNKKAIEALGDIGDGRAAPALVRMLTKERKGKSFYVESSFALYQLGAPAADALLQALEGQDADLLKWARSNGVNPASYAMKAATVLGDLREKRAVAALMKQLAFTNTDPQIQALVRMQAADALARMRSQEAVKPLAGLVSETDATVRDSYVSALVRLGGRDALPALEKAAGTGDWYARESAVKGIAMLGDARELPLLQKLAAAEPARTAADCKQAEDEGCDDAAALGKRRADQIAGQSKLLEAAQACAGNAGCWVQRMEKAEPRMMERAALEVGRSGAAEHAGALASRLGERDTEARLALVLAVGWLVEGSQDAAKKLREASLPTMRKQLADEQGNTRLVSVNEDLRRLVTTLDRP; encoded by the coding sequence ATGACCCGCTCTCTGACCGCGTTGTGTATTGCGCTCTCTTTCCTGGTGTTGGCTGGGTGCAAGGGGGACCCAGCGACCCCGGAGTACTGGGAGTCAGGCATTCAGCAGAGCCGCAGAGCGGAGGACCGCATCCGCATGGTGGAGGCCATGCGTTCGTCCGGGAAGATGGACGAGCGCTTCCTGCCCATGCTCCACGGGCAGCTCGACACCGAGCGCAAGCCGGAGGTGCGCGCCGCGCTGGCCCGCGCGTTGGGAGACTTGAAGCATGCCTCTTCGGTGGAGCCGCTGACGAAGGCCCTGGACCCGGCGGCGGGCGACATGCCCGCGCAGCTGGCGAACAAGGCCATTGTCGCGACGCTGGGGGCCATTGGTGACCGCCGCGCCATCCCCGCGCTGGTGCCGCTGCTGCGCGCGAAGGACAACTACACGCGCATCGAGGCGGTACAGGTGCTGGGCGACATGAAGGCGAAGGAAGCGGTGGAGCCGCTCATCACCCTGGCCACGGACGACACCGTGGAGCCCTTCCTCAACAAGAAGGCCATTGAGGCCCTGGGTGACATCGGTGACGGCCGCGCGGCGCCCGCGCTGGTGCGGATGCTGACCAAGGAGCGCAAGGGCAAGTCCTTCTACGTGGAGAGCTCCTTCGCGCTGTACCAGCTGGGCGCACCCGCCGCGGACGCGCTGCTGCAGGCGCTGGAGGGCCAGGACGCGGACCTGCTGAAGTGGGCGCGGTCGAACGGCGTCAACCCCGCCAGCTACGCGATGAAGGCGGCGACGGTGCTGGGCGACCTGCGGGAGAAGCGGGCGGTGGCCGCGCTGATGAAGCAGCTGGCCTTCACCAACACGGACCCGCAGATTCAGGCGCTGGTGCGGATGCAGGCCGCGGACGCGCTAGCGCGCATGCGCTCACAGGAGGCGGTGAAGCCGCTGGCCGGGCTCGTGTCGGAGACGGACGCCACCGTGAGGGATTCCTACGTGAGCGCCCTGGTGCGCCTGGGCGGACGCGACGCGCTGCCCGCGCTGGAGAAGGCCGCGGGCACCGGAGACTGGTACGCGCGTGAGTCGGCGGTGAAGGGCATCGCCATGCTGGGCGACGCGCGCGAGCTGCCCTTGCTGCAGAAGCTTGCCGCGGCCGAGCCGGCGCGGACGGCGGCGGACTGCAAGCAGGCGGAGGACGAAGGCTGTGATGACGCGGCCGCGCTGGGCAAGCGGCGCGCGGACCAGATTGCGGGCCAGTCCAAGCTGCTGGAGGCCGCGCAGGCGTGCGCGGGCAACGCGGGCTGCTGGGTGCAGCGCATGGAGAAGGCGGAGCCGCGGATGATGGAGCGCGCGGCGCTGGAGGTCGGCCGTTCGGGCGCGGCCGAGCACGCGGGCGCGCTGGCCTCGCGGCTGGGGGAGCGCGACACCGAGGCCCGGCTCGCGCTCGTCCTCGCGGTGGGCTGGCTGGTGGAAGGCTCGCAGGACGCCGCGAAGAAGCTGCGCGAGGCTTCCCTGCCCACGATGCGAAAGCAGCTCGCGGACGAACAGGGCAACACCCGGCTCGTCAGCGTCAACGAGGACCTGCGGCGCCTGGTGACGACGCTCGACCGGCCCTGA
- a CDS encoding signal protein — translation MSDGNQKTVRPSHVRRTYILDRPFQLKYILLLAGIGAGSILVFGLLAHRVHVSSTALGLDGGQTLLWLTAVGALGTAVAMGLFGLVFTHRVAGPVHVMSLYVASLAAGRYPRMRPLRRGDELKQFFDRFTEAVTRIREREADEAYALETVLEALRPVATTPEALEALGTLSALHTRKRQAVDTPTGSTFKSVA, via the coding sequence ATGTCCGATGGGAATCAAAAGACGGTGCGCCCGAGCCACGTCCGCCGGACGTACATCCTGGACCGGCCTTTCCAGCTCAAATACATCCTGCTGCTGGCGGGGATTGGTGCCGGCAGCATCCTCGTGTTCGGGCTGTTGGCGCACCGCGTCCACGTGTCGTCCACGGCCCTGGGGCTGGACGGCGGGCAGACGCTGCTGTGGTTGACGGCGGTGGGCGCGCTGGGCACGGCGGTGGCGATGGGCCTCTTTGGCCTCGTCTTCACCCACCGGGTGGCGGGCCCCGTCCACGTCATGAGCCTGTACGTGGCGTCGCTGGCGGCCGGCCGCTATCCCCGGATGCGACCGCTGCGGCGCGGGGACGAGCTCAAGCAATTCTTCGACCGCTTCACCGAAGCGGTGACGCGCATCCGGGAGCGTGAGGCGGATGAGGCCTACGCGCTGGAGACCGTGCTGGAGGCCCTGCGGCCGGTGGCCACCACGCCCGAGGCACTGGAGGCGCTGGGCACCCTGAGCGCCCTGCACACGCGCAAACGTCAGGCGGTGGACACTCCCACCGGGAGCACCTTCAAGTCCGTGGCCTGA
- the fmt gene encoding methionyl-tRNA formyltransferase, with the protein MSRPRIVFMGTPEFAVSSLAACFELGDVVAVVTQPDKPKGRGNTVTAPPVKELALSRGVPVLQPTKLRTPPFAEELRQYAPDICVVTAYGRILPKDLLELPTHGCVNVHGSLLPRFRGAAPIQWAIAHGDTETGVSLMVMDEGLDTGPVLAMKRMAIAPDETSASLYPKLAALGGEVLREFLPAYLSGELKPVPQPSEGMVLAPIIEKDQGRLDFTKPAIELERRLRAFTPWPGAFTTLGGKLLKVHRAQASGGSGAPGTVLASGPDGIEVACGEGSLVLLDLQPEGKRVMRAADFLQGHKLAPGSQPFVAG; encoded by the coding sequence ATGAGCAGACCCCGCATCGTTTTCATGGGCACCCCCGAGTTCGCGGTGTCCTCACTGGCCGCCTGCTTCGAACTGGGAGACGTGGTGGCTGTCGTCACCCAGCCCGACAAGCCGAAGGGCCGCGGCAACACGGTGACGGCGCCGCCGGTGAAGGAGCTGGCCCTGTCGCGCGGCGTGCCCGTGCTCCAGCCCACCAAGCTGCGCACGCCGCCCTTCGCGGAGGAGCTGCGCCAGTACGCGCCCGACATCTGCGTGGTGACGGCCTATGGCCGCATCCTCCCCAAGGATTTGCTGGAGCTGCCCACCCACGGCTGCGTCAACGTGCACGGCTCGCTGTTGCCGCGCTTCCGGGGCGCCGCGCCCATCCAGTGGGCCATTGCCCACGGCGACACGGAGACGGGGGTGTCGCTGATGGTGATGGATGAAGGATTGGACACCGGTCCGGTGTTGGCGATGAAGCGCATGGCCATTGCCCCGGACGAGACGAGCGCCTCGCTGTACCCGAAGCTGGCCGCGCTGGGCGGCGAGGTGCTGCGCGAGTTCCTGCCGGCCTACCTGAGCGGGGAGCTGAAGCCGGTGCCGCAGCCTTCCGAGGGCATGGTGCTGGCCCCCATCATCGAGAAGGACCAGGGCCGGTTGGATTTCACGAAGCCCGCCATTGAGCTGGAGCGGCGCCTGCGGGCCTTCACGCCGTGGCCCGGGGCCTTCACCACGCTGGGCGGAAAGCTGCTGAAGGTCCACCGCGCGCAGGCCAGTGGTGGTAGTGGGGCTCCCGGCACGGTGCTGGCGTCCGGTCCGGACGGCATCGAGGTGGCATGCGGCGAAGGCTCGCTGGTGCTGCTGGACCTCCAGCCGGAAGGCAAGCGGGTGATGCGCGCCGCGGACTTCCTGCAGGGGCACAAGCTGGCGCCGGGCAGCCAGCCCTTCGTCGCGGGCTGA
- a CDS encoding type II 3-dehydroquinate dehydratase — translation MRLLVLHGPNLNLLGVRDGSSGGRLEDLDAALHARAEELGQELTVVQSNHEGDLLDTLGAELEELDGIIINPAGLFGSYCLKEGLEAAGLPAIEVLLKPPARESVVGEACVLQIHGGPGFEPYLQALETFGSGVFTTEKPESKNALGKKKGSSPKGAKVTPITVLKRAARKEGSSETARSLARAVKTAGPTKTLGRKLAPVEDLRAARQAKTLGRGGGKGLTPAADLLTRALVRQKISDRLSGRLSAAELAAWARSQYQAVQRGAPAENGHRELLEESLQRLTLSNLPATRLSDEQLVDLLTRLDEG, via the coding sequence ATGAGATTGCTGGTACTGCACGGACCCAACCTGAACCTGCTGGGCGTGCGGGATGGCTCGTCCGGGGGGCGGCTGGAGGACCTGGACGCGGCGCTGCACGCGCGGGCGGAGGAGCTGGGGCAGGAGCTGACGGTAGTGCAGTCCAACCACGAAGGCGACCTGCTGGACACGCTCGGCGCGGAGCTGGAGGAGCTGGACGGCATCATCATCAACCCGGCCGGGCTGTTCGGCTCCTACTGCCTCAAGGAGGGGCTGGAGGCCGCCGGGCTGCCCGCCATCGAGGTGCTGCTCAAGCCCCCGGCCCGCGAATCCGTGGTGGGGGAGGCCTGCGTGCTCCAGATTCACGGAGGGCCCGGCTTCGAGCCCTACCTGCAGGCCCTGGAGACCTTCGGCAGCGGCGTCTTCACGACGGAGAAGCCGGAGTCGAAGAATGCCCTGGGGAAGAAGAAGGGGAGCAGCCCCAAGGGCGCGAAGGTCACCCCCATCACCGTGCTCAAGCGCGCCGCGCGCAAGGAGGGCTCGTCGGAGACGGCCAGGTCCCTGGCCCGCGCGGTGAAGACGGCGGGGCCCACGAAGACGCTGGGCCGCAAGCTGGCGCCCGTGGAGGACCTGCGCGCGGCCCGTCAGGCGAAGACGCTGGGGCGCGGCGGCGGCAAGGGGCTCACTCCCGCGGCGGACCTGCTCACGCGCGCGCTGGTGCGCCAGAAGATTTCAGACCGGCTTTCCGGAAGGCTTTCCGCCGCCGAGCTGGCCGCCTGGGCGCGTTCCCAGTATCAGGCGGTGCAGCGTGGCGCTCCGGCGGAGAATGGCCACCGTGAGCTGCTGGAGGAGAGCCTCCAGCGCCTCACCCTCTCCAACCTGCCCGCGACGCGGCTCTCGGATGAGCAGCTCGTGGACCTCTTGACCCGGCTCGACGAAGGATGA